The Anabaena sp. WA102 genome contains a region encoding:
- a CDS encoding TIGR04376 family protein: MSLFDDLSRFLESRLEEFLRNNPHLELEALLEQLREQEEDTLKLIAELQLQEKRSQDEILSTAQEIQKWHIRIEKAQAAGRQDLATPAQEREAALLREGNQMWGQMQGIKERISQSQELLRKIQQRRQEVQIKAAELQTARTKAQTQQRLETETHGWNTATNYNSNFDDLENTFRRWETQDELEKLKRNMGK; encoded by the coding sequence GTGAGTTTATTTGATGATTTAAGTCGGTTTTTAGAAAGTCGTTTAGAAGAATTCTTGCGAAATAACCCTCATTTAGAGTTAGAAGCACTATTAGAACAACTGCGGGAACAAGAAGAAGATACATTAAAATTAATTGCCGAGTTACAATTGCAAGAGAAGCGATCGCAAGATGAAATCCTCTCCACAGCCCAAGAAATTCAAAAATGGCATATCCGTATTGAAAAAGCCCAAGCCGCAGGTAGACAAGACTTAGCCACCCCAGCCCAAGAACGAGAAGCAGCACTACTGCGAGAAGGAAATCAGATGTGGGGACAAATGCAAGGTATAAAAGAACGTATTAGTCAATCCCAAGAACTACTTCGCAAAATTCAACAACGTCGTCAAGAAGTACAAATCAAAGCAGCCGAATTACAAACAGCAAGAACCAAAGCACAAACCCAACAAAGATTAGAAACTGAAACTCATGGCTGGAATACAGCTACTAATTATAATAGTAATTTTGATGACCTAGAAAATACATTTCGCCGTTGGGAAACCCAAGATGAATTAGAAAAACTCAAACGCAACATGGGAAAATAA
- the gltX gene encoding glutamate--tRNA ligase translates to MTVRVRIAPSPTGNLHIGTARTAVFNYLFARHHDGKFILRIEDTDLERSRPEYTDNILDGLRWLGLNWDEGPFFQSQRLHLYKEAVQKLLDQGLAYRCYTTSEELDALREGQKARGEAPRYDNRHRHLTPEQRAEFEAQGRSSVIRFQIDDSREIVWNDLVRGKMSWRGSDLGGDMVIARAASDGTGQPLYNFVVVVDDIDMQITHVIRGEDHIANTAKQILLYEALGAKIPEFAHTPLILNQEGRKLSKRDGVTSICDFQEMGFTAEGLVNYMTLLGWSPADSTQEIFDLESAAKDFGFERVNKAGAKFDWDKLDWLNSQYLHNMPVDKLTDLVIPFWSKAGFQFNGGRERTWLEQLVGLIAASLTRLVDAVDMTKVFFTEGVELTEEGSQQLQQAGVKTVLQVIIAALESQPELTADVAQDIIKQVVKSEKVKKGLVMRSLRAALTGDVHGPDLIQSWLLLNQIGLDKSRLNQAISNN, encoded by the coding sequence GTGACTGTCAGAGTTCGCATAGCTCCGAGTCCTACCGGAAATCTACATATTGGTACAGCGAGAACGGCTGTATTTAATTATTTGTTTGCTCGTCACCATGATGGCAAGTTTATTTTAAGAATCGAAGATACTGATTTAGAGCGATCGCGTCCAGAATACACAGATAATATTCTGGATGGACTACGCTGGCTAGGATTGAATTGGGATGAAGGTCCATTTTTTCAATCTCAACGCCTACATCTTTACAAGGAAGCGGTGCAAAAATTACTAGACCAAGGATTAGCTTACCGCTGCTACACCACATCTGAGGAATTAGATGCTTTGAGAGAAGGGCAAAAAGCCAGAGGGGAAGCACCCCGCTATGATAACCGTCACCGTCACCTCACCCCAGAACAACGGGCTGAGTTTGAAGCTCAAGGGCGTTCTTCCGTGATTCGTTTCCAAATAGATGATAGCCGAGAAATTGTCTGGAATGATTTAGTCCGGGGGAAAATGAGTTGGCGGGGTAGCGATTTGGGTGGTGATATGGTGATTGCTCGCGCTGCTAGTGATGGTACTGGTCAACCACTATATAATTTTGTGGTGGTTGTGGATGACATTGATATGCAGATTACTCATGTCATTCGTGGTGAAGACCATATCGCCAATACTGCTAAACAGATTTTGTTGTATGAAGCTTTGGGGGCGAAGATTCCCGAATTTGCTCATACACCTTTGATTTTGAATCAAGAAGGGCGCAAATTATCGAAGCGGGATGGAGTAACTTCCATTTGTGACTTTCAGGAAATGGGCTTTACTGCGGAAGGTTTAGTTAATTATATGACTTTGCTGGGCTGGTCGCCAGCGGATTCTACTCAAGAAATATTCGATTTAGAATCAGCAGCTAAGGATTTTGGCTTTGAGCGGGTAAATAAAGCTGGTGCTAAATTTGACTGGGATAAGTTGGATTGGTTAAATAGCCAATATCTCCATAATATGCCAGTTGATAAGCTGACAGATTTAGTTATTCCCTTCTGGTCAAAAGCTGGGTTTCAATTTAATGGTGGGAGAGAACGGACTTGGTTAGAGCAGCTAGTGGGGTTAATTGCTGCTAGTTTGACTCGGTTGGTGGATGCTGTGGACATGACCAAGGTATTTTTTACTGAGGGGGTAGAATTGACTGAGGAAGGCAGTCAACAATTACAGCAAGCAGGGGTGAAGACTGTGCTACAAGTAATTATTGCAGCTTTAGAAAGTCAACCAGAGTTAACTGCTGATGTCGCCCAGGATATTATTAAGCAGGTTGTGAAATCAGAAAAGGTGAAAAAAGGCTTAGTGATGCGATCGCTCAGAGCCGCATTAACTGGGGATGTACATGGACCAGATTTAATTCAGTCTTGGTTACTACTTAATCAGATTGGTTTAGATAAATCCCGCTTAAATCAAGCAATTAGCAATAATTAA
- a CDS encoding TM0106 family RecB-like putative nuclease: MLINAQLLLQFQRCQRRPFLDVHGDYLQREIPNELMLKVQKDKSLHHQRIVRKLSYSEPDYVASDWQAGAASTLALMQQGVSYIRRGVILTTYYEKYTLLSRPDLLVKQPGKSRFGNWNYVPVNIELGKRPKQEYQVVIAFHAQVLAMVQDVILSQAGLILRDKDKTYVVDLDKWTPQMLDILEEYIQVIESVEAPEIFISRQKCNLCPWYNYCYAKARSQEHLSLLPGVTPIRYTQLQNLDITTLEALAQTHPSTLENLTGFDGNVAAKLVVQAQSVFTKQPLILADSFSLEYLTFTAPIELYFDIEAQPDLNLNYLLGVLVVDRVANTEQFYAFLAEQPEQEPLIWQQFLNLVNQYPQAPIYHFCAYEVDTVKRLGKLYRTPHAQIHPLLNRFVDIYEQLIQSVALPIDSYALKTIARWLGFEWREQEANGAKCIYWYDKWLETGDRTLLTIIQDYNEDDCRATRTVKDWLVSFFTST; the protein is encoded by the coding sequence ATGTTAATCAATGCTCAACTTTTACTACAATTTCAACGCTGTCAGCGACGACCTTTTTTAGATGTTCATGGTGATTATCTTCAGCGAGAGATTCCCAATGAGTTAATGCTGAAGGTGCAGAAGGACAAAAGCCTTCATCATCAGCGGATAGTCAGAAAGTTAAGTTATTCCGAACCGGATTATGTTGCGAGTGATTGGCAAGCAGGAGCAGCATCAACTCTAGCACTGATGCAGCAAGGAGTGAGTTATATTCGTCGTGGTGTAATATTAACTACCTATTATGAAAAATATACTTTGCTGAGTCGCCCAGATTTGCTTGTGAAACAGCCAGGGAAATCCCGTTTTGGAAATTGGAACTATGTCCCGGTTAATATTGAATTGGGTAAGCGTCCTAAGCAAGAATATCAGGTAGTTATTGCTTTTCACGCCCAAGTTTTAGCTATGGTTCAGGATGTGATTCTGAGTCAGGCTGGGCTGATATTGCGAGATAAAGATAAAACTTATGTGGTGGATTTGGACAAATGGACACCACAAATGCTGGATATTTTAGAGGAATATATTCAAGTTATTGAGTCGGTGGAAGCACCGGAAATTTTTATTTCTCGGCAGAAATGTAATCTTTGTCCCTGGTATAATTATTGTTATGCGAAAGCGAGATCTCAAGAACATCTGTCTCTGTTGCCAGGTGTAACACCGATTCGCTACACTCAACTGCAAAATTTGGACATCACTACTTTAGAAGCACTGGCACAGACCCATCCTAGCACCTTAGAAAACTTAACAGGATTTGATGGTAATGTGGCAGCTAAATTAGTTGTCCAAGCCCAATCTGTATTCACCAAACAACCCTTGATTCTGGCTGATTCCTTTTCTTTAGAATATCTGACTTTTACAGCCCCGATTGAACTTTATTTTGATATTGAAGCCCAGCCAGATTTAAATTTAAATTATCTTTTAGGTGTTTTAGTTGTGGATAGAGTTGCTAATACTGAACAGTTTTATGCTTTTTTGGCGGAACAACCAGAACAAGAACCTCTAATTTGGCAACAATTTTTAAATTTAGTGAATCAATATCCCCAAGCACCAATTTATCATTTTTGTGCTTATGAAGTGGATACAGTCAAACGCCTGGGAAAACTGTACCGCACACCTCATGCTCAAATTCATCCTCTCCTGAATCGGTTTGTTGATATTTATGAACAATTAATTCAAAGTGTGGCTTTACCAATAGATAGTTATGCGTTAAAAACTATTGCCCGTTGGCTGGGGTTTGAATGGCGTGAACAAGAAGCCAATGGTGCTAAATGTATTTACTGGTATGATAAGTGGTTAGAAACAGGCGATCGCACTTTATTAACAATCATCCAAGACTACAACGAAGATGACTGTCGCGCCACCCGTACTGTCAAAGATTGGCTAGTCAGTTTTTTCACAAGTACATAA
- a CDS encoding D-alanyl-D-alanine carboxypeptidase family protein has protein sequence MKLVLKIAAFVTIIIFVSVSLVSIHKISQSQPTQTPQITADCITNSDIPCHSPTTSVNTQFIPNQQLDDQQRFLAVIAKKIPTIPQIDTFEYTLLRTYGTVFINQKPGINLPQKVILDNESATQSFQDAINIALVNDTQECYLQKTAATALNQAKSLATIPLKSGYAGDCLRNFATNLRFWNKYANSETLTQVKAGKETKILGLVAPPGTSQHLWGLAIDLQVSTSAQRQALNENGWFQTVVSDLPHWTYLGWSEDDLPKFGLQQKIVQGIKYWVTPI, from the coding sequence ATGAAACTAGTTCTGAAAATAGCAGCATTTGTGACTATAATTATTTTTGTTAGTGTTAGCTTAGTCTCTATCCACAAAATTTCCCAAAGTCAGCCAACACAAACCCCTCAAATCACGGCAGACTGTATAACTAACTCCGACATACCTTGTCATAGCCCAACAACATCTGTAAATACACAATTTATTCCCAATCAGCAATTAGATGATCAACAGCGTTTCTTAGCAGTAATCGCCAAAAAAATCCCCACAATTCCCCAAATTGATACTTTTGAATATACTTTACTGCGTACTTATGGGACAGTATTTATTAATCAAAAGCCAGGAATTAACCTACCACAAAAAGTGATTTTAGATAACGAATCAGCAACCCAATCTTTTCAGGATGCAATTAATATAGCTTTAGTAAATGACACACAAGAATGTTATTTACAAAAAACAGCCGCCACCGCTTTAAATCAAGCCAAAAGTTTAGCAACCATTCCTTTAAAATCAGGTTACGCTGGAGATTGTCTTCGCAATTTTGCCACCAATTTAAGATTTTGGAACAAATACGCAAATAGCGAAACATTAACACAAGTAAAAGCCGGAAAAGAAACAAAAATTCTCGGATTAGTTGCCCCCCCTGGCACATCACAACATCTGTGGGGATTAGCAATTGATTTACAAGTATCAACATCAGCCCAAAGACAGGCCTTAAATGAAAATGGCTGGTTTCAAACTGTAGTTAGTGATCTTCCCCATTGGACTTATTTAGGCTGGAGTGAAGATGATTTACCCAAATTTGGATTACAACAAAAAATTGTCCAAGGAATCAAATATTGGGTAACACCCATTTAA
- a CDS encoding type II toxin-antitoxin system HicB family antitoxin, translating to MKAELTAIIERATEGGYWAICPEISGANGQGETIEEAKENLKLAIQLIIEDPMADIRRGITEDAIEETIFNSMKRKELEKKLR from the coding sequence ATGAAAGCAGAGTTAACAGCCATCATTGAGAGAGCAACGGAAGGAGGATACTGGGCAATTTGTCCAGAAATTTCTGGTGCTAATGGTCAAGGTGAAACCATTGAGGAAGCGAAAGAAAACTTGAAACTTGCTATTCAATTGATTATTGAAGATCCTATGGCAGATATCCGCAGGGGAATCACAGAAGATGCGATAGAAGAGACTATATTTAATTCCATGAAACGTAAAGAATTAGAAAAAAAGTTAAGATAA
- a CDS encoding esterase-like activity of phytase family protein produces the protein MLHLPKFRKPFLILILATSLILISFLVNNFASASFIINSIEFIGQATLPTGLTFQKTEVGGLSGITYDAKNNLYYAISDDRGQEAPPRFYTLTIDLSKGKLNNNGVVPVGVTNLLDNNNQPFLLNTTDTEGVALTNKDTIFVSSEGDVDRLINPFIKEFALASGKIINTLPILDKFLPDSQKQKGIRNNLAFESLTITPNQKLLFTATENALIQDGTAAQSGVGTSCRILQYNLLTKQPEQEFLYQTQPVTPLFNPTGKFASGLPDLVAIDNAGNFLSIERSFTGLGFTVSLFQVSLNKATDIHSLDNITEIDPDKIQPAAKKLLLDLRTLDVSLDNIEGLTLGAKLPDGQPSLILISDNNFNGLQQTQILAFKLKIESPLTKLLRRFRIPNL, from the coding sequence ATGTTGCATCTTCCAAAATTTCGGAAACCATTCCTGATTCTTATCTTGGCAACTTCACTAATTCTGATTAGTTTTCTGGTTAATAATTTCGCTTCCGCTTCTTTCATCATCAACAGCATAGAATTTATTGGTCAAGCTACCTTACCCACAGGTTTAACTTTCCAAAAAACCGAAGTTGGCGGTTTATCGGGAATTACTTATGATGCCAAAAATAACTTGTACTACGCAATATCTGATGACAGAGGGCAAGAAGCACCACCTCGTTTTTATACTTTAACAATTGATCTGAGTAAAGGTAAACTAAATAATAATGGAGTTGTTCCCGTAGGTGTAACGAACTTATTAGATAATAATAATCAACCATTCCTCCTCAATACTACTGATACAGAAGGAGTTGCCCTCACTAATAAAGATACCATATTTGTTTCCTCAGAAGGTGATGTAGACAGACTCATCAATCCCTTTATTAAAGAGTTTGCACTAGCTTCTGGAAAAATAATTAATACCTTACCCATACTGGATAAATTTCTGCCAGATTCTCAAAAGCAAAAAGGCATTCGCAACAACTTAGCCTTTGAAAGTCTCACCATTACACCGAATCAAAAACTTCTATTTACAGCCACTGAAAACGCCTTAATTCAAGATGGTACAGCAGCCCAATCAGGTGTTGGCACATCTTGCCGCATTTTGCAATATAACCTCTTAACCAAACAGCCAGAACAGGAATTTCTCTACCAAACACAACCAGTGACACCCTTGTTTAATCCTACAGGTAAATTTGCCAGTGGCTTACCTGATTTAGTAGCGATCGATAATGCAGGAAACTTTCTCAGTATAGAAAGAAGTTTCACAGGTTTGGGATTTACAGTTTCTCTGTTTCAGGTTTCCCTAAATAAGGCCACAGACATCCATAGCTTAGACAACATTACCGAAATTGACCCTGATAAAATCCAGCCAGCAGCAAAAAAACTCCTCTTAGATTTACGAACTTTAGATGTATCATTAGATAATATTGAGGGATTAACCTTAGGTGCAAAACTCCCCGACGGGCAACCATCACTAATTTTAATCAGCGATAATAATTTTAATGGACTACAACAAACCCAAATTTTAGCCTTTAAGCTGAAAATTGAGTCTCCACTAACCAAATTATTACGCCGCTTTAGAATACCTAACTTGTGA
- the acsF gene encoding magnesium-protoporphyrin IX monomethyl ester (oxidative) cyclase, producing the protein MVDSLKKPSSDEIRSGVKSPAKETLLTPRFYTTDFDEMAQMDLSVNEEELEAIIAEFRIDYNRHHFVRDAQFEKSWDSIDGETRKLFVEFLERSCTAEFSGFLLYKELGRRLKDKSPLLAEGFNLMSRDEARHAGFLNKAMSDFNLSLDLGFLTKSRSYTFFKPKFIFYATYLSEKIGYWRYITIYRHLEAHPEDQIYPIFNFFENWCQDENRHGDFFDAVMRAQPQMLNDWRAKLWSRFFLLSVFATMYLNDIQRKDFYASLGLDARDYDIHVIKKTNETAGRVFPVILDVENPAFYQRLDVCVKNNEKLAAISSSNTPKFLQFFQKFPIYLSHGWQLLQLYLMKPIDAASAHGQAR; encoded by the coding sequence ATGGTAGACTCCCTCAAAAAACCAAGCTCTGACGAAATTCGTTCTGGAGTTAAGTCCCCGGCGAAAGAAACCCTTTTAACACCAAGGTTTTACACAACCGATTTCGATGAAATGGCGCAGATGGATCTTTCCGTCAATGAAGAGGAATTAGAAGCTATTATTGCAGAATTCCGCATTGACTACAACCGCCATCACTTTGTTCGGGATGCTCAGTTTGAAAAATCTTGGGACTCTATTGACGGAGAAACTCGCAAATTGTTCGTTGAATTTCTCGAACGTTCTTGCACAGCAGAATTTTCCGGCTTCTTGCTATACAAAGAACTCGGCCGTCGCCTAAAGGATAAAAGCCCCCTTTTAGCTGAAGGCTTTAACCTGATGTCACGGGATGAAGCCCGTCATGCTGGGTTCTTGAACAAAGCTATGTCAGACTTTAATCTTTCTTTAGATTTAGGATTTTTGACTAAGAGCCGTAGTTATACGTTCTTTAAGCCCAAATTCATATTCTACGCGACCTATCTTTCTGAAAAGATTGGTTATTGGCGTTATATCACCATTTATCGTCATTTAGAAGCCCATCCTGAAGATCAAATTTATCCAATTTTCAACTTTTTTGAGAACTGGTGTCAGGATGAAAACCGTCACGGTGATTTCTTTGATGCGGTTATGAGAGCGCAGCCACAAATGTTGAATGACTGGAGAGCTAAACTATGGAGTCGCTTCTTCCTGTTGTCAGTGTTTGCAACTATGTATCTCAATGATATTCAACGCAAAGATTTCTATGCTTCCTTGGGCTTGGATGCGCGTGATTATGATATTCATGTAATCAAGAAGACTAATGAAACCGCTGGTAGAGTCTTCCCAGTTATTTTGGATGTTGAAAACCCAGCGTTTTATCAGCGTTTAGATGTTTGCGTCAAGAATAACGAAAAATTGGCAGCAATTTCTAGCTCTAATACTCCTAAATTCCTGCAATTCTTCCAAAAATTCCCAATCTATTTGTCTCATGGTTGGCAGTTATTACAATTATATCTGATGAAGCCTATTGATGCGGCTTCTGCTCACGGACAAGCTCGTTAA
- a CDS encoding carbohydrate ABC transporter permease encodes MNFKNSRIQTLVIYGILGAIALVMLFPLLWLISTALKSPTENIWQSPPQLLPNQPTLENFSRVWQSLPFGTYLYNSILVSVLTVGLNLLFCSLAAYPLARLSFVGRNGIFIAIVSTIMIPFQIVMIPLYILTVQLGLRNSYLGIIFPSLASAFGIFLLRQALISVPKEIEEAARLDGSSELGLWWCVMLPAIRPALITLAIFVFIGAWSDFLWPLIVIQDESLYTLPLGVAKLAGTFSLDWRLVAAGSVISITPVLVLFLFLQKYIVPTDTGSGVKG; translated from the coding sequence ATGAATTTTAAAAACTCTCGCATTCAAACCTTAGTTATTTATGGAATACTAGGAGCGATCGCCCTGGTGATGCTATTTCCATTATTATGGCTGATCAGTACAGCCTTAAAATCACCAACGGAAAATATCTGGCAGTCACCACCCCAATTATTACCCAATCAACCAACATTAGAAAACTTCTCCAGAGTTTGGCAATCTCTACCTTTTGGAACTTATTTATACAATAGTATATTAGTATCAGTATTAACAGTTGGTTTAAATTTGTTATTTTGTTCCTTAGCGGCTTACCCCTTGGCTAGACTATCATTTGTGGGCAGAAATGGGATTTTTATTGCCATTGTGTCCACAATTATGATTCCCTTCCAAATTGTCATGATTCCTTTATATATTTTAACAGTGCAACTAGGATTGCGAAATAGTTACTTAGGGATAATTTTTCCGAGTTTAGCATCTGCTTTTGGTATATTTTTACTCCGACAAGCTTTGATAAGTGTGCCAAAAGAAATTGAGGAAGCGGCTCGCTTAGATGGCAGTTCTGAGTTAGGATTATGGTGGTGCGTAATGCTACCTGCCATTCGCCCAGCCTTAATTACTTTGGCTATCTTTGTCTTTATTGGTGCTTGGAGTGACTTCTTGTGGCCTTTAATTGTCATTCAGGATGAAAGTTTATATACTCTACCATTGGGGGTAGCTAAGTTAGCTGGAACATTTTCCTTAGATTGGCGGTTAGTGGCTGCTGGTTCAGTAATTTCTATTACTCCAGTGTTAGTATTATTTTTGTTTTTACAAAAATACATCGTCCCTACTGATACGGGGAGTGGAGTCAAGGGTTAA
- a CDS encoding lipid-A-disaccharide synthase-related protein has translation MINSPLQLLVLSNGHGEDMIAVRIIQALQQLSSPPDIFALPIVGEGRAYQKIDIPPIGKVRTMPSGGFIYMDSRELMRDVGGGLVQLTLNQIQSIRRWVSSQTKLGNQKAVLAVGDIVPLLFAAMSGADYAFVGTAKSEYYVRDAMGLLPRKSKSAWWENFSGSIYHPWERWLMSRGRCRAVFPRDSLTTEILKKWSIPAVDVGNPMMDGLQTSLTAQQFYRPDAELEEVIRPFVVTLLPGSRAPEAYNNWEIIMIAVSALMASLRRPDSLFGAAGTMIFLGAIAPGLDCGILSQSLQIQGWRRCDQSPLPISDPDSLTFQQKNSYFILTQQAYNDCLYLGDVAIAMAGTATEQFIGLGKPAIAIPGNGPQYNPGFAEAQSRLLGISLTLVNQPSQVLPAIQSLLKNPDILHAIAGNGIQRMGRAGAAQRIAECLQERVIGH, from the coding sequence ATGATCAATTCTCCATTACAGTTATTAGTTTTAAGCAATGGTCATGGGGAAGATATGATTGCTGTGCGGATTATTCAGGCTTTACAACAATTATCTTCTCCACCGGATATTTTTGCTTTACCAATAGTGGGTGAAGGACGTGCTTATCAAAAAATAGATATTCCTCCGATTGGTAAAGTGCGAACTATGCCTTCTGGTGGTTTTATTTATATGGATAGCCGTGAATTAATGCGTGATGTTGGCGGGGGGTTGGTGCAGTTGACTCTTAATCAAATTCAATCTATCCGCCGTTGGGTAAGTTCACAAACTAAGTTAGGTAATCAAAAGGCTGTTCTCGCTGTGGGGGATATTGTTCCTTTGCTGTTTGCAGCGATGAGTGGTGCTGATTATGCTTTTGTGGGGACGGCTAAATCAGAATATTATGTGCGTGACGCAATGGGATTGTTACCGAGGAAATCAAAGTCCGCATGGTGGGAAAATTTTTCTGGTTCGATTTACCATCCTTGGGAAAGGTGGTTGATGAGTCGTGGTCGTTGTCGGGCGGTGTTTCCTAGAGATTCTCTGACTACGGAAATTCTCAAAAAATGGTCAATTCCCGCTGTAGATGTGGGGAATCCCATGATGGATGGGTTACAGACAAGTTTGACTGCACAACAGTTCTATCGTCCTGATGCTGAACTCGAAGAGGTGATTCGTCCTTTTGTTGTGACTCTTTTGCCCGGTTCTCGTGCGCCGGAAGCTTACAATAATTGGGAAATCATCATGATTGCTGTATCAGCACTGATGGCTAGTTTACGACGACCAGATTCTTTATTTGGGGCTGCGGGGACGATGATTTTTTTAGGGGCGATCGCTCCTGGTCTAGATTGTGGTATTTTATCACAAAGTTTACAGATCCAAGGTTGGCGACGGTGTGATCAATCTCCTTTACCAATTTCTGACCCCGACAGTTTGACTTTTCAACAAAAAAATTCTTACTTCATCTTGACCCAACAAGCCTATAATGATTGCTTGTATTTAGGTGATGTGGCGATCGCTATGGCTGGAACAGCAACGGAACAATTCATTGGTTTGGGAAAACCTGCGATCGCTATCCCTGGTAATGGTCCTCAATATAACCCCGGTTTTGCAGAAGCCCAAAGTCGGCTTTTAGGCATATCCCTCACCCTCGTTAACCAACCATCACAAGTTCTCCCAGCCATCCAATCTCTCCTCAAAAATCCTGACATCCTCCATGCGATCGCTGGAAACGGCATTCAACGCATGGGACGTGCAGGTGCAGCACAACGGATTGCAGAATGTTTACAAGAAAGGGTAATTGGTCATTAG
- a CDS encoding serine/threonine protein kinase: protein MNNSPYLPPQNQELVANRYQIKTLIERGGMGEVFLAEDMLLGGTPVAIKFLSQTVIDTQRQESFNREALLSAALSQKSVHIVHAYDYGVTTNGNPYYVMEYLSGQSLKELIPLSIPMFLNLTRQICLGLKCAHQGVNIDGKIQPLVHRDIKPANIIVTPDPILGKLVKILDFGIAKFLNSTESMITNEKCYGTLAYCSPEQLDGGDIDSRSDIYSLGVVMFEMLTGQKPWQPAAEGFGAWYQVHLFESPKHISDIKPSLQVPQQLDDLIISCLAKKPGQRPQNMTEILQGLDKIEQSLEQASLNSGLGNSELSQTKIILDQQFTWPQNKPTQKIVFPQLISEKKVSTASLWIMLPELEIQNYAYTTRYTRFIFITHPHPMLLWITLLYDHDLTPKWLPCYLDMQNSQNLKLVWSLAENESYSLLFFTLEPSHCCTNMFSISISPLQTQNLKNWVQQSQSMKASTEFGTSKSLLKQQYEYIKLEILKQLKS from the coding sequence GTGAATAATAGTCCATACCTGCCTCCACAAAATCAGGAGTTGGTAGCCAACCGTTATCAAATTAAAACATTAATTGAAAGAGGTGGCATGGGTGAGGTATTTCTAGCAGAAGATATGCTGCTGGGAGGAACACCAGTAGCCATTAAGTTTTTATCTCAAACTGTTATTGATACTCAAAGACAGGAAAGCTTTAACCGTGAAGCTCTTCTCAGTGCGGCTTTAAGCCAAAAAAGTGTTCATATTGTTCATGCTTATGATTATGGTGTAACTACTAATGGCAACCCATATTATGTCATGGAATATTTATCTGGACAAAGTTTGAAGGAATTAATTCCTCTGTCTATCCCCATGTTTCTCAATCTAACTCGGCAAATTTGTTTAGGCTTAAAGTGCGCTCATCAAGGTGTCAATATTGATGGAAAAATTCAGCCATTAGTTCATAGAGATATTAAACCAGCTAATATTATTGTTACTCCAGATCCCATCTTAGGTAAATTAGTTAAAATATTGGATTTTGGCATCGCCAAATTTCTTAATAGTACAGAATCAATGATCACCAATGAAAAATGTTATGGAACTTTAGCATACTGTTCTCCTGAACAATTAGACGGTGGAGATATAGATAGTCGTTCTGATATTTATAGTTTAGGTGTAGTCATGTTTGAAATGTTGACAGGGCAAAAACCTTGGCAACCAGCAGCGGAAGGATTTGGGGCTTGGTATCAAGTACATTTATTTGAATCACCAAAACATATATCAGATATAAAACCCAGTCTCCAAGTTCCACAGCAACTCGATGATTTAATTATTAGTTGTTTAGCTAAAAAGCCAGGTCAACGTCCCCAAAATATGACGGAAATTCTCCAGGGTCTGGATAAAATAGAACAATCCTTGGAGCAAGCATCTTTAAATTCAGGTTTGGGAAATTCTGAATTATCTCAAACCAAAATCATACTTGATCAACAATTTACTTGGCCTCAAAATAAGCCAACTCAAAAAATTGTTTTTCCTCAACTCATTAGTGAAAAAAAAGTATCTACAGCTTCTTTATGGATAATGTTACCAGAATTAGAAATTCAAAATTATGCCTATACTACACGCTACACTCGATTTATTTTTATTACACATCCCCATCCGATGTTGTTATGGATAACACTACTTTACGACCATGACCTTACCCCTAAGTGGCTACCATGTTACTTAGATATGCAAAATTCCCAAAATCTCAAATTGGTGTGGTCATTGGCGGAAAATGAGTCCTATTCCTTACTTTTCTTTACCTTAGAACCTTCACATTGCTGTACTAATATGTTCAGTATTAGTATTTCTCCCTTACAAACACAAAATCTGAAGAATTGGGTGCAACAAAGTCAGAGCATGAAAGCTTCTACGGAATTCGGAACTAGCAAAAGCTTGTTAAAGCAGCAATATGAATATATAAAATTAGAGATACTAAAGCAGTTAAAATCATGA